From Nicotiana tabacum cultivar K326 chromosome 20, ASM71507v2, whole genome shotgun sequence, one genomic window encodes:
- the LOC107809275 gene encoding 16.9 kDa class I heat shock protein 1-like, with product MGGGRRRGAGDLDMISDTFSYNLWDPFDYGLSGGLSGWGLGDRRGGDDDVSALAHANVDWRETDTAHVFRVDLPGVRKEDLKVQVEDGNKLEISGESVKEEEQVDDKWHRVERRRGTFMRRFRLPENANADEIKCGLEHGVLTVNVPKKETQVFTRNVRAIDVV from the exons ATGGGAGGTGGACGTCGGAGAGGAGCTGGAGATTTGGACATGATTAGTGATACTTTCTCTTATAATTTATGGGACCCTTTTGATTATGGGCTGAGTGGTGGATTGAGTGGCTGGGGGCTCGGCGATCGTAGAGGCGGCGATGATGACGTCTCGGCCTTGGCTCATGCTAATGTTGACTGGCGTGAAACCGACACTGCTCATGTTTTTCGGGTCGACCTTCCTG GGGTGAGGAAGGAAGATTTGAAGGTGCAAGTTGAAGATGGGAACAAACTTGAGATAAGTGGAGAGAGCGTGAAAGAAGAGGAACAAGTAGACGACAAGTGGCACCGTGTGGAGCGTCGCCGAGGAACATTCATGAGGAGATTCCGGCTTCCGgaaaatgcaaatgcagatgagATCAAGTGTGGGCTTGAGCACGGCGTTTTGACTGTAAATGTGCCAAAGAAGGAAACACAGGTGTTTACAAGAAATGTTAGAGCCATAGATGTTGTTTAA